One Pseudomonas entomophila genomic window carries:
- a CDS encoding nitrate/nitrite transporter: MNTSFWKSGHVPTLFAAFLYFDLSFMVWYLLGPLAVQIAADLQLSAQQRGLMVATPILAGALLRFAMGLLVDRLSPKTAGLIGQVVVIVALACAWHLGVHSYEQALLLGVFLGFAGASFAVSLPLASQWYPPQHQGKAMGIAGAGNSGTVFAALLAPALAAGFGWNNVFGFALLPLLLTLALFALLARNAPERPKPKAIADYLKALGDRDSWWFMFFYSVTFGGFIGLASALPGYFSDQYALSPVTAGYYTAACVFAGSLMRPLGGALADRFGGIRTLLAMYGVAAVCIAAVGFNLPSAAAALALFVSAMLGLGAGNGAVFQLVPQRFRQEIGVMTGLIGMAGGIGGFLLAAGLGAIKQHTGDYQLGLWLFASLGLLAWFGLHGVKLRWRTTWGSAAVTAARV, translated from the coding sequence GAAATCCGGGCATGTGCCCACCCTGTTCGCCGCCTTCCTCTACTTCGACCTGAGTTTCATGGTCTGGTACCTGCTTGGCCCCCTGGCGGTGCAAATCGCTGCAGACCTGCAACTCAGTGCCCAGCAACGAGGCCTGATGGTGGCCACGCCGATCCTGGCCGGCGCACTGCTGCGCTTCGCCATGGGCCTGCTGGTGGACCGCCTGTCGCCGAAGACCGCCGGCCTGATCGGCCAGGTGGTGGTGATCGTCGCCCTGGCCTGCGCCTGGCACCTGGGCGTGCACAGCTATGAACAGGCGCTGTTGCTCGGCGTGTTCCTCGGCTTCGCCGGGGCCTCGTTCGCCGTCTCCCTGCCGCTGGCCTCGCAGTGGTATCCACCACAGCACCAGGGCAAGGCCATGGGCATCGCCGGCGCCGGCAACTCCGGCACGGTGTTCGCCGCCCTGCTGGCGCCCGCCCTGGCGGCTGGCTTTGGCTGGAACAATGTATTCGGCTTTGCCCTGCTGCCGCTGCTGCTGACCCTGGCGCTGTTCGCCCTGCTGGCGCGCAATGCCCCAGAGCGCCCCAAACCGAAAGCCATCGCTGACTACCTCAAGGCCCTGGGCGACCGCGACAGCTGGTGGTTCATGTTCTTCTACAGCGTCACCTTCGGCGGCTTCATCGGCCTGGCCAGCGCCCTGCCCGGCTACTTCAGCGACCAGTACGCCCTGAGCCCCGTCACCGCAGGCTACTACACCGCCGCCTGCGTGTTCGCCGGCAGCCTGATGCGCCCGCTGGGCGGGGCCCTGGCCGATCGCTTCGGCGGCATCCGCACCTTGCTGGCCATGTACGGCGTGGCGGCCGTGTGCATCGCCGCGGTTGGTTTCAACCTGCCCAGCGCGGCCGCCGCGCTGGCACTGTTCGTCAGCGCCATGCTGGGGTTGGGCGCCGGCAATGGCGCGGTGTTCCAGCTGGTGCCGCAACGCTTTCGCCAGGAGATCGGGGTGATGACCGGGCTGATCGGCATGGCCGGTGGTATCGGCGGCTTTCTCCTCGCGGCCGGATTGGGCGCCATCAAGCAGCATACCGGCGACTACCAGCTGGGCTTGTGGCTGTTCGCCAGCCTCGGCTTGCTGGCCTGGTTCGGCCTGCATGGCGTCAAGCTGCGCTGGCGCACCACCTGGGGCTCGGCGGCGGTCACCGCAGCAC